A single genomic interval of Tursiops truncatus isolate mTurTru1 chromosome 1, mTurTru1.mat.Y, whole genome shotgun sequence harbors:
- the BEST4 gene encoding bestrophin-4, protein MTVSYTLKVAEARFGGFSGLLLRWRGSIYKLLYKEFLVFIALYALLSITYRLLLTQEQRLVYAQVARYCNRSAELIPLSFVLGFYVTLVVNRWWAQYTSIPLPDQLMCVISASVHGVDQRGRLLRRTLIRYANLASVLVLRSVSTRVLKRFPTMEHVVDAGFMSQEERKKFESLKSDFNKYWIPCVWFTNLAAQARRDGRIRDDIALCLLLEELNKYRAKCSMLFHYDWISIPLVYTQVVTIAVYSFFALSLVGRQFVESEAGAAKPQKLLEPGPALGDLDMYVPLTTLLQFFFYAGWLKVAEQIINPFGEDDDDFETNKLIDRNLQVSLLSVDDMYQNLPPAEKDPYWDEDSAQPPYTVATVAESLRPSFLGSTFNLRISDDPEQSLQVETSPGPARPVTAAQTPLLSRFLGVGAPSPAISLRNFGRIRGAPRTPHLLRFRAEEGGDLEAADRIEEEASGSGDEAQEP, encoded by the exons ATGACGGTTTCATACACCCTCAAAGTAGCGGAGGCCCGCTTCGGAGGCTTCTCTGGCCTGCTTCTCCGTTGGAGGGGAAGCATCTACAAGCTCCTCTACAAGGAGTTCCTCGTATTCATCGCCCTGTATGCTCTGCTCAGCATCACCTACCG GCTGTTGCTGACCCAGGAACAGAGGCTTGTGTATGCTCAGGTGGCCCGATACTGCAACCGCTCTGCAGAACTCATCCCCTTGTCCTTTGTACTAG GTTTCTACGTGACCTTGGTGGTGAACCGCTGGTGGGCCCAGTACACAAGCATCCCACTGCCGGACCAGCTGATGTGCGTCATCTCGGCCAGCGTGCACGGCGTGGACCAGCGCGGCCGCCTGCTGCGCCGCACCCTTATCCGCTATGCCAACCTCGCGTCGGTACTGGTGCTGCGCTCGGTCAGCACCCGCGTGCTCAAGCGCTTCCCCACCATGGAGCACGTGGTGGACGCAG GTTTCATGtcccaggaagagaggaaaaagttTGAGAGCCTGAAATCTGACTTCAATAAGTACTGGATCCCCTGCGTCTGGTTCACCAACCTGGCGGCCCAGGCCCGGAGGGATGGGCGAATCCGTGATGACATTGCTCTCTGCCTGCTCCTGGAA GAGCTGAACAAGTACCGGGCCAAGTGCAGCATGCTGTTCCACTATGACTGGATCAGCATCCCCCTCGTCTACACCCAA GTGGTGACCATAGCAGTATACTCCTTCTTTGCCCTCTCCCTGGTTGGCCGCCAGTTCGTGGAGTCAGAGGCAGGGGCTGCGAAACCTCAGAAGCTTCTGGAGCCAGGGCCAGCCCTGGGGGACCTGGACATGTACGTGCCTCTCACCACTCTGCTGCAGTTCTTCTTCTATGCTGGCTGGCTCAAG GTGGCAGAACAGATCATCAATCCCTTTGGTGAGGATGATGACGACTTTGAAACCAACAAGCTTATAGACCGCAACTTGCAG GTGTCCCTGCTCTCCGTGGATGACATGTACCAGAACCTGCCACCTGCGGAGAAGGACCCATATTGGGATGAAGACTCGGCGCAGCCGCCCTACACTGTGGCCACTGTGGCCGAGTCACTGCGGCCTTCCTTCCTGGGTTCCACCTTCAACCTGCG CATTAGCGACGACCCTGAGCAGAGCCTGCAGGTGGAGACGTCCCCTGGGCCAGCCCGGCCGGTGACTGCCGCGCAGACCCCGCTGCTCAGCCGCTTCCTGGGCGTAGGAGCGCCCTCGCCAGCCATCAGCCTCCGGAACTTCGGCCGCATCCGAGGAGCCCCCCGGACCCCTCACCTGCTGCGCTTCCGGGCCGAGGAGGGCGGCGACCTCGAAGCCGCGGACCGCATCGAGGAGGAGGCGTCGGGGTCAGGGGACGAGGCTCAGGAGCCCTAA